From Budorcas taxicolor isolate Tak-1 chromosome 19, Takin1.1, whole genome shotgun sequence, the proteins below share one genomic window:
- the PDK2 gene encoding pyruvate dehydrogenase kinase, isozyme 2 isoform X3, with product MRWVRALLKNASLAGAPKYIEHFSKFSPSPLSMKQFLDFGSSNACEKTSFTFLRQELPVRLANIMKEINLLPDRVLSTPSVQLVQSWYVQSLLDIMEFLDKDPEDHRTLSQFTDALVTIRNRHNDVVPTMAQGVLEYKDTYGDDPVSNQNIQYFLDRFYLSRISIRMLINQHTLLFDGRTNPAHPKHIGSIDPNCNVSEVVKDAYDMAKLLCDKYYMASPDLEIQEINASNSKQPIHMVYVPSHLYHMLFELFKNAMRATVESHESSVTLPSIKVMVALGEEDLSIKMSDRGGGVPLRKIERLFSYMYSTAPTPQPGTGGTPLAGFGYGLPISRLYAKYFQGDLQLFSMEGFGTDAVIYLKALSTDSVERLPVYNKSAWRHYQTIQEAGDWCVPSTEPKNTSTYRAS from the exons ATGCGCTGGGTCCGCGCGCTGCTGAAGAATGCGTCCCTGGCAGGGGCACCCAAATACATCGAGCACTTCAGCAAGTTCTCCCCATCCCCGCTGTCCATGAAGCAGTTTCTGGACTTCG GGTCCAGCAATGCCTGTGAGAAAACCTCGTTCACTTTCCTCAGGCAGGAGCTGCCTGTGCGCCTGGCCAACAtcatgaaggagatcaacctgctTCCTGACCGGGTGCTGAGCACACCCTCGGTGCAGCTGGTACAGAGCTG GTACGTCCAGAGTCTCCTGGACATCATGGAGTTCCTGGACAAGGACCCTGAGGACCATCGGACCCTGAGCCA GTTCACTGATGCCCTGGTCACCATCCGGAACCGCCACAATGACGTGGTGCCCACAATGGCTCAGGGCGTGCTGGAGTACAAGGACACCTATGGCGACGACCCCGTCTCCAACCAGAACATCCAGTACTTCCTGGACCGCTTCTACCTCAGCCGCATCTCCATCCGCATGCTCATCAACCAGCACA CCCTGCTCTTTGACGGCAGAACCAACCCTGCCCACCCCAAACACATCGGCAGCATCGACCCCAACTGCAATGTCTCTGAGGTGGTGAAGG ATGCCTACGACATGGCCAAGCTCCTGTGTGACAAGTATTACATGGCCTCTCCTGACCTGGAGATCCAGGAGATCAATG catCCAACTCCAAACAGCCAATTCACATGGTCTACGTCCCCTCCCACCTCTACCACATGCTTTTTGAACTCTTCAAG AATGCCATGCGGGCAACTGTGGAAAGCCACGAATCCAGCGTCACTCTTCCATCTATCAAGGTCATGGTGGCCTTGGGCGAGGAAGATCTTTCCATCAAA ATGAGTGACCGAGGTGGAGGTGTTCCCTTGAGGAAGATTGAGCGGCTCTTCAGCTACATGTACTCCACAGCCCCCACGCCCCAGCCCGGCACCGGGGGAACCCCACTG GCTGGCTTCGGGTATGGGCTCCCCATTTCCCGCCTCTATGCCAAGTACTTCCAGGGAGACCTGCAGCTCTTCTCCATGGAGGGCTTTGGGACCGACGCTGTCATCTATCTCAAG GCCCTGTCCACGGACTCAGTGGAGCGCCTGCCTGTCTACAACAAGTCAGCCTGGCGCCACTACCAGACCATCCAGGAGGCCGGCGATTGGTGTGTGCCCAGCACGGAGCCCAAGAACACGTCCACGTACCGTGCCAGCTAG
- the PDK2 gene encoding pyruvate dehydrogenase kinase, isozyme 2 isoform X1 yields the protein MRWVRALLKNASLAGAPKYIEHFSKFSPSPLSMKQFLDFGSSNACEKTSFTFLRQELPVRLANIMKEINLLPDRVLSTPSVQLVQSWYVQSLLDIMEFLDKDPEDHRTLSQFTDALVTIRNRHNDVVPTMAQGVLEYKDTYGDDPVSNQNIQYFLDRFYLSRISIRMLINQHTLLFDGRTNPAHPKHIGSIDPNCNVSEVVKDAYDMAKLLCDKYYMASPDLEIQEINASNSKQPIHMVYVPSHLYHMLFELFKNAMRATVESHESSVTLPSIKVMVALGEEDLSIKMSDRGGGVPLRKIERLFSYMYSTAPTPQPGTGGTPLAGFGYGLPISRLYAKYFQGDLQLFSMEGFGTDAVIYLKTENPSRAIVPQPPGTPKLAGSFSESGPVHGLSGAPACLQQVSLAPLPDHPGGRRLVCAQHGAQEHVHVPCQLGATQLAYTQENGLLSLGPATVVTLPIPRPPRCRRLSLLTSFCLLGNHCSEQSVVAPKCQSLSPWRPLGGLPGSSLCGQRLRVGGCLHPDGVFQRHVSMAVFLSEPRTATSLPGPLGPLSAHHSPGLPSGRPCLPYCPGPCRYPGTGLVAVLGRGQVPATSGVVGGDPWLGIWSYSLSLLSKVKGRREGFLTWGSPLKPNNLGGHRGQPPNLSSL from the exons ATGCGCTGGGTCCGCGCGCTGCTGAAGAATGCGTCCCTGGCAGGGGCACCCAAATACATCGAGCACTTCAGCAAGTTCTCCCCATCCCCGCTGTCCATGAAGCAGTTTCTGGACTTCG GGTCCAGCAATGCCTGTGAGAAAACCTCGTTCACTTTCCTCAGGCAGGAGCTGCCTGTGCGCCTGGCCAACAtcatgaaggagatcaacctgctTCCTGACCGGGTGCTGAGCACACCCTCGGTGCAGCTGGTACAGAGCTG GTACGTCCAGAGTCTCCTGGACATCATGGAGTTCCTGGACAAGGACCCTGAGGACCATCGGACCCTGAGCCA GTTCACTGATGCCCTGGTCACCATCCGGAACCGCCACAATGACGTGGTGCCCACAATGGCTCAGGGCGTGCTGGAGTACAAGGACACCTATGGCGACGACCCCGTCTCCAACCAGAACATCCAGTACTTCCTGGACCGCTTCTACCTCAGCCGCATCTCCATCCGCATGCTCATCAACCAGCACA CCCTGCTCTTTGACGGCAGAACCAACCCTGCCCACCCCAAACACATCGGCAGCATCGACCCCAACTGCAATGTCTCTGAGGTGGTGAAGG ATGCCTACGACATGGCCAAGCTCCTGTGTGACAAGTATTACATGGCCTCTCCTGACCTGGAGATCCAGGAGATCAATG catCCAACTCCAAACAGCCAATTCACATGGTCTACGTCCCCTCCCACCTCTACCACATGCTTTTTGAACTCTTCAAG AATGCCATGCGGGCAACTGTGGAAAGCCACGAATCCAGCGTCACTCTTCCATCTATCAAGGTCATGGTGGCCTTGGGCGAGGAAGATCTTTCCATCAAA ATGAGTGACCGAGGTGGAGGTGTTCCCTTGAGGAAGATTGAGCGGCTCTTCAGCTACATGTACTCCACAGCCCCCACGCCCCAGCCCGGCACCGGGGGAACCCCACTG GCTGGCTTCGGGTATGGGCTCCCCATTTCCCGCCTCTATGCCAAGTACTTCCAGGGAGACCTGCAGCTCTTCTCCATGGAGGGCTTTGGGACCGACGCTGTCATCTATCTCAAG ACTGAGAATCCGAGCAGAGCTATAGTTCCCCAGCCACCAGGCACTCCTAAGTTGGCAGGCAGTTTCAGTGAGTCTG GCCCTGTCCACGGACTCAGTGGAGCGCCTGCCTGTCTACAACAAGTCAGCCTGGCGCCACTACCAGACCATCCAGGAGGCCGGCGATTGGTGTGTGCCCAGCACGGAGCCCAAGAACACGTCCACGTACCGTGCCAGCTAGGAGCTACCCAACTCGCCTACACCCAGGAGAATGGACTGCTGTCGCTGGGTCCGGCCACTGTGGTGACCCTCCCCATTCCCCGCCCCCCCAGGTGCAGGAGGCTCTCCCTGTTGACCAGCTTCTGTCTCCTTGGAAATCACTGCAGTGAGCAGTCTGTGGTGGCCCCTAAGTGCCAATCTCTGTCTCCATGGAGACCCCTTGGTGGCCTCCCTGGGTCCAGTCTCTGTGGGCAACGCCTGAGGGTTGGAGGGTGTCTCCATCCTGATGGGGTGTTCCAGAGACACGTTTCCATGGCAGTCTTCCTCTCTGAGCCCAGAACTGCCACTTCTCTGCCAGGGCCCCTAGGTCCCCTCTCTGCCCACCACAGCCCTGGCCTTCCAAGTGGACGCCCCTGCTTGCCTTACTGTCCTGGCCCATGCCGGTACCCTGGCACTGGTCTGGTGGCAGTGTTGGGAAGGGGCCAGGTGCCTGCCACATCTGGGGTAGTGGGAGGggacccctggttggggatctgGTCCTAtagtctctccctcctctctaaGGTCAAAGGTAGGAGGGAGGGGTTTCTCACCTGGGGCTCACCCCTAAAGCCGAATAATCTGGGAGGACACAGAGGTCAGCCACCCAACCTCTCTTCCCTGTAG
- the PDK2 gene encoding pyruvate dehydrogenase kinase, isozyme 2 isoform X2 produces MRWVRALLKNASLAGAPKYIEHFSKFSPSPLSMKQFLDFGSSNACEKTSFTFLRQELPVRLANIMKEINLLPDRVLSTPSVQLVQSWYVQSLLDIMEFLDKDPEDHRTLSQFTDALVTIRNRHNDVVPTMAQGVLEYKDTYGDDPVSNQNIQYFLDRFYLSRISIRMLINQHTLLFDGRTNPAHPKHIGSIDPNCNVSEVVKDAYDMAKLLCDKYYMASPDLEIQEINASNSKQPIHMVYVPSHLYHMLFELFKNAMRATVESHESSVTLPSIKVMVALGEEDLSIKMSDRGGGVPLRKIERLFSYMYSTAPTPQPGTGGTPLALSTDSVERLPVYNKSAWRHYQTIQEAGDWCVPSTEPKNTSTYRAS; encoded by the exons ATGCGCTGGGTCCGCGCGCTGCTGAAGAATGCGTCCCTGGCAGGGGCACCCAAATACATCGAGCACTTCAGCAAGTTCTCCCCATCCCCGCTGTCCATGAAGCAGTTTCTGGACTTCG GGTCCAGCAATGCCTGTGAGAAAACCTCGTTCACTTTCCTCAGGCAGGAGCTGCCTGTGCGCCTGGCCAACAtcatgaaggagatcaacctgctTCCTGACCGGGTGCTGAGCACACCCTCGGTGCAGCTGGTACAGAGCTG GTACGTCCAGAGTCTCCTGGACATCATGGAGTTCCTGGACAAGGACCCTGAGGACCATCGGACCCTGAGCCA GTTCACTGATGCCCTGGTCACCATCCGGAACCGCCACAATGACGTGGTGCCCACAATGGCTCAGGGCGTGCTGGAGTACAAGGACACCTATGGCGACGACCCCGTCTCCAACCAGAACATCCAGTACTTCCTGGACCGCTTCTACCTCAGCCGCATCTCCATCCGCATGCTCATCAACCAGCACA CCCTGCTCTTTGACGGCAGAACCAACCCTGCCCACCCCAAACACATCGGCAGCATCGACCCCAACTGCAATGTCTCTGAGGTGGTGAAGG ATGCCTACGACATGGCCAAGCTCCTGTGTGACAAGTATTACATGGCCTCTCCTGACCTGGAGATCCAGGAGATCAATG catCCAACTCCAAACAGCCAATTCACATGGTCTACGTCCCCTCCCACCTCTACCACATGCTTTTTGAACTCTTCAAG AATGCCATGCGGGCAACTGTGGAAAGCCACGAATCCAGCGTCACTCTTCCATCTATCAAGGTCATGGTGGCCTTGGGCGAGGAAGATCTTTCCATCAAA ATGAGTGACCGAGGTGGAGGTGTTCCCTTGAGGAAGATTGAGCGGCTCTTCAGCTACATGTACTCCACAGCCCCCACGCCCCAGCCCGGCACCGGGGGAACCCCACTG GCCCTGTCCACGGACTCAGTGGAGCGCCTGCCTGTCTACAACAAGTCAGCCTGGCGCCACTACCAGACCATCCAGGAGGCCGGCGATTGGTGTGTGCCCAGCACGGAGCCCAAGAACACGTCCACGTACCGTGCCAGCTAG